A section of the Streptomyces sp. NBC_00178 genome encodes:
- a CDS encoding NADase-type glycan-binding domain-containing protein: MTSQQAFPSTPPPSEAAGDTAEQPRRCAECGSTPTPGQSFCDDCGAVLSWTPGTRARGAETATGTDAPGSSGPHPGPVTSAEPDAAAGSAEPLPEAGTEPVREPRTEPVREPVRADAPTAPPEEAPTLPTPVAAPGAPDAPRATPEAAPPHASARARALLVPVADQRAAAPAPDVAPVLPGVPAASRPRVQAPGGEPADETGPPCPWCEVGNRPDRHFCRRCGMSLAERPGVPEAGRPWWRRMRDFGKGPVPWAGDRPRLRRGIGRVFTWVAYGLALGLVIYAAFNASTAWNAARDHFAKRAQISPDSFAASRSFGGHPPKVLFDKINNSWWGPGVSEAGEGEWVEARFQEPTRLLDILITSGISTKPSDLSEAALPHRMDAVITTADGKKTTRHITLDQVSGPQQRKFRAQNVVSVRFVIRSAFNSGSDKQVSMAEIEFFTRATTSGT; the protein is encoded by the coding sequence TTGACCAGTCAGCAGGCGTTCCCCTCCACGCCACCTCCTTCCGAGGCCGCCGGGGACACGGCGGAGCAGCCACGCCGGTGTGCCGAGTGCGGCAGCACACCGACCCCGGGACAGTCCTTCTGCGACGACTGCGGCGCGGTACTGAGCTGGACCCCCGGCACCCGGGCGCGAGGGGCGGAGACGGCGACCGGCACCGACGCACCGGGTTCCTCGGGCCCGCACCCCGGCCCGGTCACGTCGGCCGAGCCGGACGCCGCGGCCGGGAGCGCGGAACCGCTGCCCGAAGCGGGTACGGAACCGGTACGCGAACCGCGCACGGAACCGGTACGCGAACCCGTACGCGCGGACGCGCCGACGGCGCCACCGGAGGAGGCCCCCACCCTGCCCACGCCCGTGGCGGCCCCCGGTGCACCCGACGCCCCCCGAGCCACTCCGGAGGCCGCGCCCCCGCACGCGAGCGCGCGGGCAAGGGCGCTGCTCGTGCCGGTCGCCGACCAGCGTGCCGCCGCACCGGCACCGGACGTCGCCCCGGTCCTCCCGGGCGTGCCCGCAGCCTCCCGTCCCCGGGTCCAGGCCCCCGGAGGCGAACCCGCCGACGAGACAGGCCCGCCCTGCCCCTGGTGCGAGGTCGGCAACCGGCCCGACCGGCACTTCTGCCGGCGCTGCGGCATGTCCCTCGCGGAGCGTCCCGGCGTGCCGGAGGCCGGCCGACCCTGGTGGCGCCGGATGCGGGACTTCGGCAAGGGCCCGGTGCCCTGGGCGGGTGACCGCCCGAGGCTGCGCCGGGGTATCGGCCGCGTCTTCACCTGGGTCGCGTACGGCCTCGCGCTCGGCCTGGTGATCTACGCGGCGTTCAACGCGAGTACGGCGTGGAACGCGGCACGCGACCACTTCGCGAAGCGGGCACAGATCAGCCCGGACTCATTCGCGGCGTCCCGTTCGTTCGGCGGGCACCCGCCGAAGGTCCTGTTCGACAAGATCAACAACAGTTGGTGGGGCCCAGGGGTCTCGGAGGCCGGCGAAGGCGAGTGGGTCGAGGCGCGCTTCCAGGAGCCCACCCGTCTGCTGGACATCCTCATCACCTCCGGCATCTCCACCAAGCCCTCCGACCTCTCCGAGGCCGCCCTGCCGCACCGCATGGACGCCGTGATCACCACGGCCGACGGGAAGAAGACCACGCGCCACATCACGCTCGACCAGGTGAGCGGTCCTCAGCAGCGGAAGTTCCGGGCACAGAACGTCGTCAGCGTGCGGTTCGTCATCCGCTCCGCCTTCAACAGCGGCTCCGACAAACAGGTTTCGATGGCGGAGATCGAGTTCTTCACCCGCGCCACGACCAGCGGCACCTGA
- a CDS encoding phage tail protein encodes MPQELDAGSTIFFNLTIDGESLGNWNGCEGLSSQVEIEQRQEGGNNGFVWQLPTRVTFSHITLTRPLTEETAMVAEWISSVTTGVTRPTGQIAALRADGSTVAQWGLIDVLPVSWRGPSFDPASPAVATEILEIAHHGFTDAGEA; translated from the coding sequence ATGCCGCAGGAACTCGACGCAGGCTCCACCATCTTCTTCAACCTCACCATCGACGGTGAGAGCCTGGGCAACTGGAACGGTTGCGAAGGGCTCTCCTCCCAGGTCGAGATCGAGCAGCGGCAGGAGGGCGGCAACAACGGATTCGTCTGGCAGCTGCCCACCCGTGTCACCTTCTCCCACATCACGCTGACCCGGCCCCTCACCGAGGAGACCGCGATGGTGGCGGAGTGGATCTCCTCCGTGACCACGGGGGTTACCCGGCCCACCGGGCAGATCGCCGCGCTGCGCGCCGACGGCTCGACCGTCGCCCAGTGGGGGCTGATCGACGTGCTCCCGGTGAGCTGGCGCGGTCCGTCCTTCGACCCGGCGAGCCCCGCCGTGGCCACCGAGATCCTGGAGATCGCCCATCACGGCTTCACGGACGCGGGGGAGGCGTAG
- a CDS encoding CIS tube protein: MNLSSFGIGDSLVRATLAIHQPPIGSSTSPGALMKTFNFDFNPSQLSLTRRAQWKTTPTAAVRDGAVPEFMGPEPREMTVEIFLDRSDDPDSNDVRKKVEALFSCCETTTASIAANQPSTPWVVFEWGAFSTARFNAYVSSVEAQYTLFNTNGMPIRAVCQVNLHEIPSSTLGQNPTSGALTTRRVHRVVAGDSLPLLAWREYGDATVWRTIAEANGIDDPKALTPGRELMLPAAEEVGV; this comes from the coding sequence ATGAACCTCTCCAGCTTCGGAATCGGCGACAGCCTGGTGCGGGCGACACTCGCCATCCACCAGCCGCCGATCGGCAGCAGCACCAGTCCCGGCGCGCTCATGAAGACGTTCAACTTCGACTTCAACCCGTCCCAGCTGTCGCTGACCCGCAGGGCTCAGTGGAAGACCACGCCCACCGCCGCGGTGAGGGACGGCGCCGTACCGGAGTTCATGGGGCCCGAGCCCCGGGAGATGACGGTGGAGATCTTCCTCGACCGCTCCGACGACCCCGACAGCAACGACGTCCGCAAGAAGGTCGAAGCCCTCTTCTCCTGCTGCGAGACGACCACCGCCAGCATCGCGGCGAACCAGCCGTCGACGCCGTGGGTGGTCTTCGAGTGGGGGGCCTTCTCCACGGCCCGCTTCAACGCCTATGTCAGCTCCGTGGAGGCCCAGTACACCCTCTTCAACACCAACGGCATGCCGATCCGGGCCGTCTGCCAGGTGAACCTGCACGAGATCCCGAGCAGCACCCTCGGCCAGAACCCCACCTCCGGCGCGCTCACCACCCGCCGGGTGCACCGGGTCGTGGCCGGTGACTCGCTCCCGCTCCTCGCCTGGCGCGAGTACGGCGACGCCACCGTGTGGCGCACCATCGCCGAGGCCAACGGCATCGACGACCCGAAGGCGCTGACTCCCGGCCGCGAACTGATGCTCCCCGCCGCCGAAGAGGTCGGCGTCTGA
- a CDS encoding VgrG-related protein: MADIGFSNILTVQIAGTKLKSPENTKLVAGRVDFGAGVPGAFRLTFRDQKKDILARLNAEIGAPVVIAPLSDGKGTPLITGEVTALETDYDRTGTFTVIRGYDRGHRMLRQRRVAAYRNKTATEIAVELARKSGIPMGKTQRTKGQYEFISQANVTDWDFVQRLADENEMVMSVNSLGRFQFVRRQEAVLAPSGSMPGARSALLLKGGEEILRCRAGVTAADQVTAVEARGWNVTTKQTLVSKAPALDNTGFAIGTTPSEVSKAFGTAELVVTDTPYDKLDEVKHAADAVADDVTSSFAEVEITARGNTELRPGVAVTLKDVGKPFQGKYTVTAARHTFGDQEHYETFLNVSGRQWRSLYGLTSGGGGAGPAGMPSVANALVTDIKDPLKQGRVKLMFPWLDDMYVSDWTRTVQFGGVRGGSMIAPDVDDEVLVAFDRGALDHPYVIGGLYNGVDKPDPVDVPVYDPTRGKVTRRTLSDRSNNRLDLLDQSVGLKRGVRLSTGDNRLTINLDRTKTEIVVDSKGKVSIRGTGAVAVNAGGNLSLNAVGSLTIRSGGTMNLNSGGALSVSSGAAVSVTAGLSLQITAGINIGLQAATVKSSGMLTSNMKPVLTMGGA, encoded by the coding sequence ATGGCCGACATCGGTTTCTCCAACATCCTCACCGTCCAGATCGCCGGCACGAAGCTCAAGTCCCCGGAGAACACGAAACTGGTGGCGGGCCGCGTCGACTTCGGTGCGGGGGTGCCCGGCGCGTTCCGGCTCACCTTCCGTGACCAGAAGAAGGACATCCTGGCCAGGCTGAACGCCGAGATCGGCGCGCCCGTGGTCATCGCCCCCCTCTCCGACGGCAAGGGCACGCCGCTGATCACCGGAGAGGTGACCGCGCTCGAGACCGACTACGACCGCACCGGCACCTTCACCGTCATCCGCGGATACGACCGAGGCCACCGGATGCTCCGGCAGCGCAGGGTCGCGGCGTACAGGAACAAGACCGCCACCGAGATCGCCGTCGAACTGGCGCGCAAGAGCGGCATCCCGATGGGGAAGACCCAGCGGACCAAGGGACAGTACGAGTTCATCAGCCAGGCCAACGTCACCGACTGGGACTTCGTCCAGCGGCTCGCGGACGAGAACGAGATGGTGATGTCCGTCAACTCCCTGGGCCGGTTCCAGTTCGTCAGGCGGCAGGAGGCGGTGCTCGCTCCCTCCGGAAGCATGCCGGGCGCACGGAGCGCGCTCCTCCTGAAGGGCGGCGAGGAGATCCTGCGCTGCCGCGCGGGAGTCACCGCGGCCGACCAGGTGACCGCCGTCGAGGCGCGCGGCTGGAACGTCACCACCAAGCAGACCCTGGTCTCCAAGGCGCCCGCCCTGGACAACACCGGCTTCGCCATCGGCACGACGCCGTCCGAGGTGTCCAAGGCGTTCGGCACGGCCGAACTCGTCGTGACCGACACGCCCTACGACAAGCTCGACGAGGTCAAGCACGCCGCCGACGCCGTGGCCGACGACGTGACGTCCTCCTTCGCCGAGGTGGAGATCACGGCACGCGGCAACACCGAACTGCGCCCCGGTGTCGCCGTCACCCTCAAGGACGTCGGCAAGCCGTTCCAGGGCAAGTACACGGTCACGGCCGCCCGCCACACCTTCGGCGACCAGGAGCACTACGAGACGTTCCTGAACGTCAGCGGACGGCAGTGGCGCTCGCTGTACGGGCTCACCTCCGGAGGCGGCGGCGCGGGCCCCGCCGGGATGCCGAGCGTCGCCAACGCCCTGGTCACGGACATCAAGGACCCGTTGAAGCAGGGCCGGGTCAAGCTGATGTTCCCCTGGCTGGACGACATGTACGTCAGCGACTGGACCCGGACCGTCCAGTTCGGCGGTGTCCGGGGCGGCAGCATGATCGCCCCGGACGTGGACGACGAGGTGCTGGTGGCGTTCGACCGAGGCGCCCTGGACCACCCGTACGTCATCGGAGGGCTCTACAACGGCGTCGACAAGCCGGACCCGGTCGACGTGCCGGTGTACGACCCGACGCGCGGCAAGGTCACCCGGCGCACCCTGTCCGACCGCAGCAACAACCGGCTCGACCTGCTCGACCAGAGCGTCGGTCTGAAGCGCGGGGTCCGCCTCTCCACCGGCGACAACCGGCTCACCATCAACCTGGACCGGACGAAGACCGAGATCGTCGTCGACAGCAAGGGCAAGGTCTCGATCAGAGGGACCGGCGCGGTGGCCGTCAACGCGGGCGGCAACCTCTCGCTGAACGCGGTGGGCTCCCTCACGATCCGGAGCGGCGGAACCATGAACCTGAACTCCGGCGGGGCGCTCAGTGTGAGCTCCGGCGCCGCCGTGTCGGTGACCGCGGGCCTCTCGCTGCAGATCACCGCGGGCATCAACATCGGCCTGCAGGCGGCCACGGTGAAGTCCAGCGGCATGCTCACCTCCAACATGAAGCCGGTGCTGACCATGGGAGGGGCCTGA
- a CDS encoding phage tail protein, with protein sequence MMLPAVFAEDDLAQRFVAGIDEVLAPLHNVLDCLDAYFTPSLAPADFTRWLGSWVGAETDGPETAGRAAAPVGRDVPGAVPTAPSAGGPQDTEATAALRAAVTAAVRLHRIRGTRRGLSEAVRLAFGVEPEITESGAAGWDAAPLGPVPGESRPHLHVTVRLPDPGPAAEHRLERLVAAARPAHMPYTVHVTAAERTSDS encoded by the coding sequence ATGATGCTGCCGGCGGTCTTCGCCGAGGACGACCTCGCCCAGCGCTTCGTCGCGGGGATCGACGAGGTCCTCGCACCGCTCCACAACGTGCTCGACTGCCTGGACGCCTACTTCACCCCCTCGCTCGCACCGGCCGACTTCACCCGTTGGCTCGGGAGCTGGGTGGGCGCGGAGACCGACGGGCCGGAGACCGCCGGGCGTGCGGCCGCTCCCGTCGGCCGCGACGTGCCCGGGGCCGTGCCCACCGCCCCGTCCGCCGGCGGCCCCCAGGACACGGAGGCGACGGCCGCCCTGCGCGCCGCGGTGACCGCCGCCGTACGGCTGCACCGTATCCGCGGTACCCGGCGGGGACTGTCCGAGGCGGTACGGCTGGCCTTCGGAGTGGAGCCGGAGATCACCGAGAGCGGTGCGGCCGGCTGGGACGCCGCGCCCCTGGGGCCGGTCCCCGGCGAGAGCCGCCCGCATCTGCACGTCACCGTACGTCTGCCCGACCCCGGCCCCGCCGCCGAGCACCGTCTGGAGCGCCTCGTCGCGGCAGCTCGTCCCGCCCATATGCCGTACACGGTCCATGTGACCGCAGCCGAAAGGACTTCCGACAGTTGA
- a CDS encoding putative baseplate assembly protein, translating into MALPSPNLDDRRFQQFVDDAKRYIQQRAPEWTDHNVSDPGVTLVETVAHMADQLVYRLNRVPEKNHLAFLDLIGITLFPPSAARADVTFWLSAPQQQPVVLATGTEVATVRTQTEDAVVFATEHELTVIPCELSHVVVHPAGQEAIERTSDLAESKDVHCFTEAPRPGDRMLFGLSAAVPHCVVVLELDSQVDGVGVDPRQPPLAWEAWTADGWAACEVERDTTGGLNRPGEVVLHVPGGHALSRAGRREAGWLRCRVTEPEQGQPFYTASPTVRSAEAFSIGGTTGVVHAETVRDEALGESTGLPGHRLRLAASPVVGDVEPLLLQVAERDGWVDWQTVGHFAASGPADRHITLDATTGEIAFGPSVREPDGTLRQYGAVPPKGAPIRARRYRTGGGKAGNVARGAIQVLRDSVPYVSDVVNREAARGGVDGETVEEAKRRAPIALSAQDRAVTLRDYEELARRAAPETARITCLAADPDEHGAHAVRVLVVPQAVSDPGGRLRFEQLVPGDALLGRITRYLDERRLIGTRLAVGPPFYQGVTVVATVHAFRGTDTDRVRRQAHDALYRHLDPLTGGAHGTGWPFGRPVQAGEVFAVLQRVPGVELVDEVLLHPADPLSGKRGDPTERIDLEAPALVFSFDHRVRVIGDAS; encoded by the coding sequence ATGGCCCTGCCCTCCCCGAACCTCGACGACCGGCGCTTCCAGCAGTTCGTCGACGACGCCAAGCGCTACATCCAGCAGCGCGCCCCCGAGTGGACCGACCACAACGTCTCCGATCCGGGCGTGACCCTCGTCGAGACGGTCGCCCACATGGCCGACCAGTTGGTCTACCGCCTCAACCGGGTGCCCGAGAAGAACCACCTCGCGTTCCTGGACCTCATCGGGATCACGCTCTTCCCCCCGTCCGCCGCGCGTGCCGACGTCACCTTCTGGCTGTCGGCGCCGCAGCAGCAGCCCGTGGTGCTGGCGACGGGCACCGAGGTCGCCACGGTCCGCACCCAGACCGAGGACGCGGTGGTCTTCGCCACCGAACACGAACTCACGGTGATCCCCTGCGAGTTGTCGCACGTGGTGGTCCACCCGGCCGGCCAGGAGGCGATCGAGCGCACCTCGGACCTCGCGGAGTCCAAGGACGTGCACTGCTTCACGGAGGCTCCGCGCCCCGGTGACCGCATGCTGTTCGGGCTCAGCGCCGCCGTACCGCACTGCGTGGTCGTCCTGGAGCTCGACAGCCAGGTCGACGGCGTCGGCGTCGACCCCAGGCAGCCACCGCTCGCCTGGGAGGCCTGGACCGCCGACGGCTGGGCCGCCTGCGAGGTCGAACGGGACACCACAGGTGGCCTCAACCGCCCCGGCGAGGTCGTGCTGCACGTCCCCGGCGGCCACGCGCTCTCCCGCGCCGGCCGCCGCGAAGCGGGCTGGCTGCGCTGCCGGGTCACCGAGCCGGAGCAGGGCCAGCCCTTCTACACCGCCTCGCCGACGGTCCGCTCCGCCGAGGCCTTCAGCATCGGCGGTACCACCGGCGTCGTGCACGCCGAGACGGTGCGGGACGAAGCGCTGGGGGAGTCCACCGGACTGCCGGGACACCGGCTGCGGCTGGCCGCCAGCCCCGTCGTGGGGGACGTGGAGCCGCTGCTCCTCCAGGTCGCCGAGCGCGACGGCTGGGTCGACTGGCAGACCGTCGGGCACTTCGCCGCCTCGGGTCCCGCCGACCGGCACATCACCCTGGACGCGACCACCGGTGAGATCGCCTTCGGCCCGTCCGTGCGCGAACCGGACGGGACCCTGCGCCAGTACGGGGCCGTACCGCCCAAGGGCGCGCCCATCAGGGCCCGCCGCTACCGCACGGGCGGAGGAAAGGCCGGCAACGTCGCACGGGGCGCCATCCAGGTGCTGCGCGACTCCGTCCCCTACGTCTCCGACGTCGTCAACCGGGAGGCCGCGCGAGGCGGGGTCGACGGCGAGACCGTCGAGGAGGCGAAGCGCAGGGCGCCCATCGCGCTGAGCGCGCAGGACCGTGCCGTGACCCTGCGGGACTACGAGGAACTCGCGCGGCGCGCGGCGCCGGAGACCGCGCGCATCACCTGCCTCGCCGCCGACCCGGACGAGCACGGTGCGCACGCGGTACGGGTGCTGGTCGTCCCCCAGGCCGTCTCGGACCCGGGCGGACGGCTGCGCTTCGAGCAGCTCGTGCCCGGCGACGCCCTGCTGGGGCGCATCACCCGGTACCTGGACGAGCGCCGCCTCATCGGTACCCGGCTGGCCGTCGGGCCGCCGTTCTACCAGGGGGTGACGGTGGTCGCGACGGTGCACGCCTTCCGCGGCACCGACACCGACCGGGTCAGGAGGCAGGCACACGACGCCCTGTACCGCCATCTCGATCCGCTGACGGGCGGAGCGCACGGCACCGGATGGCCCTTCGGCCGTCCGGTGCAGGCGGGCGAGGTGTTCGCCGTGCTGCAACGGGTGCCCGGTGTCGAGCTGGTGGACGAGGTGCTGCTGCACCCCGCCGACCCGCTCAGCGGCAAGCGCGGCGACCCCACGGAACGGATCGACCTCGAAGCCCCCGCGCTCGTCTTCTCGTTCGACCACCGCGTCCGGGTGATCGGGGACGCCTCGTGA
- a CDS encoding DUF6760 family protein, whose protein sequence is MTYATDRIHEEIAYIAYHFHWNLNDILDLEHRERRRFADQIATLVARAATER, encoded by the coding sequence GTGACGTACGCGACCGACCGGATCCATGAGGAGATCGCGTACATCGCCTACCACTTCCACTGGAACCTGAACGACATTCTGGACCTCGAACACCGTGAGCGGCGGCGATTCGCCGACCAGATCGCCACCTTGGTGGCGCGTGCTGCAACGGAGCGGTGA
- a CDS encoding GPW/gp25 family protein, with product MAEQFVGSGWAFPLRISPTGGIALVSGEREVEEAIRLVLSTAPGERPMRPEFGCAIHDMVFAPVNEATAGRIQHEVRTCLDRWEPRIEVDDVTVTAGEEQGVLHIDVRYSITGTNNPRSLVFPFYVIPSHDGPEGSGTPDEHLGSDL from the coding sequence ATGGCCGAACAGTTCGTCGGCTCCGGATGGGCCTTCCCCCTGCGCATCAGCCCCACCGGGGGCATCGCCCTGGTCAGCGGGGAACGCGAGGTCGAGGAGGCCATCCGGCTCGTCCTCTCCACAGCCCCCGGTGAACGGCCGATGCGCCCCGAGTTCGGCTGCGCCATCCACGACATGGTCTTCGCACCCGTCAACGAGGCCACCGCCGGCCGGATCCAGCACGAGGTGCGCACCTGCCTGGACCGGTGGGAACCGCGCATCGAGGTGGACGACGTCACGGTCACGGCCGGCGAGGAACAGGGCGTGCTCCACATCGACGTCCGCTACTCGATCACGGGCACGAACAACCCGCGCAGTCTGGTCTTCCCGTTCTACGTGATCCCCTCCCACGACGGGCCCGAGGGGTCCGGCACGCCCGACGAGCACCTTGGAAGCGACCTCTGA